From Lolium perenne isolate Kyuss_39 chromosome 5, Kyuss_2.0, whole genome shotgun sequence, a single genomic window includes:
- the LOC127304669 gene encoding early nodulin-like protein 18: MHALINLVVASIAVALLLDAVSAAGKCDGEPGQKHDGFATVGANHTVGDSAGWFFDGKANASAANYSVWAANRTFYLGDYLTFKTRTDNTVVHTTNATVYKLCGYDGDGVGGGWKPEEAFLTVMLAAEGVNYFFSDAGEGEHCRRGMRFDITVAHGRGLPQVPPSYYEPLSRATAGRCLGAVVPVWVFVAVLLML, encoded by the exons ATGCATGCCTTGATCAATCTTGTGGTGGCGTCCATTGCAGTAGCGCTTCTCCTGGATGCTGTCTCAGCTGCTGGCAAATGCGACGGCGAGCCCGGGCAGAAACACGACGGCTTTGCCACCGTCGGTGCCAACCACACCGTCGGCGACAGTGCCGGGTGGTTCTTCGACGGCAAAGCGAATGCCTCGGCGGCCAACTACTCTGTCTGGGCAGCCAACCGCACCTTCTACCTGGGCGACTACCTCA CCTTCAAGACCCGCACTGACAACACGGTCGTGCACACGACCAACGCGACGGTATACAAGCTCTGCGGGTACGACGGCGACGGCGTTGGTGGCGGGTGGAAGCCAGAGGAGGCGTTCCTGACAGTGATGCTAGCGGCAGAGGGTGTCAACTACTTCTTCTCGGACGCCGGCGAAGGGGAGCACTGCCGGAGGGGGATGCGGTTCGACATCACCGTTGCGCACGGCCGTGGCCTCCCGCAGGTACCGCCGTCGTACTACGAGCCGCTGTCCCGCGCGACGGCAGGGAGGTGCCTCGGCGCGGTGGTGCCCGTGTGGGTTTTCGTAGCTGTCCTGCTGATGCTGTGA